One Pseudorhodoplanes sinuspersici DNA segment encodes these proteins:
- a CDS encoding GlsB/YeaQ/YmgE family stress response membrane protein: MEDAQVGWIAAIIIGFIVGCLAEQFMQSQMGMLKNICLGVVGAAIASFLLGVFGFTFGGWPGYLVAGFIGACILIWLAHALRRAA, encoded by the coding sequence ATGGAAGACGCACAAGTCGGCTGGATCGCGGCTATTATTATTGGGTTTATCGTCGGCTGCCTGGCCGAGCAGTTCATGCAAAGCCAGATGGGTATGCTAAAGAACATTTGTTTGGGCGTTGTCGGGGCCGCGATCGCAAGCTTTCTGCTTGGGGTGTTTGGCTTCACCTTCGGCGGCTGGCCCGGCTACCTCGTCGCTGGCTTCATTGGAGCCTGCATTCTGATTTGGTTGGCGCATGCGCTACGACGCGCAGCTTAA
- a CDS encoding IS3 family transposase (programmed frameshift) yields MQRRKFGREFKLEAIKLVRERGVSVAQAARDLDVHENVLRKWVRELGADPAQAFPGHGQMKPEQQEIARLRREVAKLKAERDIPKKGRSLLREGSDMKFVFIAKHRGIWPVAWLCNALGVSRSGFHAWLNRSFSARARSDEVIGGRIKASFVNSDRTYGARRVWRDLLADGIECGLHRVERLMQQQALRARPRRRRLPKDNGDRQIAVAPSNLLDRQFAAERPNQKWVADFTYIWTAEGWLYVSAVIDLFSRRVVGWSMSAGMTAQLVADALLMAVWRRGKPDALMHHSDRGSQYASDQFQRLMADSGITCSMSRSGNVWDNAAMESFFSSLKTERIARRNYRTRNEAKADVFDYIERFYNTTRRHSTIGYVSPVEFERKLGLA; encoded by the exons ATGCAAAGACGGAAGTTTGGTCGCGAGTTCAAGCTTGAAGCGATAAAGCTGGTCAGGGAGCGCGGGGTCTCGGTCGCACAGGCAGCGCGTGACCTGGATGTCCATGAGAACGTGCTGCGCAAATGGGTGCGCGAGCTGGGCGCCGATCCTGCACAGGCCTTTCCCGGCCACGGACAGATGAAGCCAGAGCAGCAGGAGATCGCGCGCCTGCGCCGCGAAGTGGCCAAGCTCAAGGCCGAGAGGGATATCC CTAAAAAAGGCCGCAGCCTTCTTCGCGAAGGAAGCGACATGAAGTTCGTCTTCATTGCGAAGCACCGGGGCATCTGGCCGGTGGCATGGCTGTGCAACGCATTGGGCGTCTCCCGGTCCGGCTTCCATGCTTGGCTGAACCGCTCGTTCAGTGCCCGAGCCCGTAGCGATGAAGTGATCGGCGGGCGGATCAAGGCAAGCTTCGTCAATAGCGATCGGACCTACGGAGCGCGACGCGTCTGGCGCGACTTGCTTGCCGACGGTATCGAATGCGGTCTGCACCGGGTCGAACGACTGATGCAGCAGCAGGCCTTGCGAGCCAGGCCACGACGACGGCGCTTGCCTAAGGATAACGGTGATCGCCAGATTGCAGTTGCTCCCTCGAACCTGCTGGACCGGCAGTTCGCAGCTGAGCGACCGAACCAGAAATGGGTTGCCGACTTTACCTATATCTGGACGGCCGAGGGATGGTTGTACGTCTCTGCCGTGATTGACCTGTTCTCACGGCGCGTCGTCGGCTGGTCAATGAGTGCCGGTATGACGGCTCAGTTGGTCGCGGATGCCCTGCTGATGGCGGTGTGGCGTCGTGGCAAACCGGACGCGCTCATGCATCACTCTGATCGCGGCAGCCAATATGCCAGTGACCAGTTCCAGCGCTTGATGGCCGACAGTGGCATCACCTGCAGCATGAGCCGATCCGGCAACGTCTGGGACAATGCCGCTATGGAAAGCTTCTTCTCATCGCTGAAAACCGAGCGCATCGCTCGAAGGAACTACCGCACCCGGAACGAGGCCAAGGCAGATGTGTTCGATTACATCGAGCGGTTCTATAACACGACCAGGCGTCACTCGACGATCGGATACGTCAGCCCCGTTGAGTTCGAGCGGAAGCTGGGATTAGCTTAA
- a CDS encoding IS3 family transposase (programmed frameshift), whose protein sequence is MPRKRHSAEQIVAKLRQIDVLVAQGRTIAQACKEAEIAEQSFYRWRNEYGGLEMEQAKRFKELERENARLKRLVADLSLEKQILKDVAGGKLLAPDRRRQAVEAIRRKYQLSERHACRIVSQPRGTQRYIPTIRADEDALTRAIVTLASEYGRYGYRRITALLKISGWQVGKGRVQRIWRREGLKVPKKQRPRGRLWLNDGSCVRLRPERPRHVWSYDFVSAQTHDGRSLRLLTLIDEYTRECLAIRVARRITSIGVIETFADVMLRKGIPTHIRSDNGPEMTAKVVRDWLAQLGLNTLFIAPGSPWENGYCESFNGRLRDELLNGGIFYSLKEARIVIEQWRRHYNHKRPHSSLGYRPPAPAAYSDMKPLEMEIALQ, encoded by the exons ATGCCAAGGAAACGACATAGCGCGGAGCAGATCGTTGCCAAGCTTCGCCAGATCGATGTGTTGGTTGCGCAGGGGCGGACAATTGCCCAAGCTTGCAAGGAAGCCGAGATAGCGGAGCAGAGTTTTTATCGGTGGCGCAATGAGTATGGCGGGCTTGAGATGGAGCAGGCCAAGCGCTTCAAGGAGCTGGAGCGAGAGAACGCTCGGCTCAAGCGGCTGGTCGCCGATCTGTCGCTGGAGAAGCAGATCCTGAAGGATGTCGCTG GAGGGAAACTTTTAGCGCCTGACCGGCGCCGGCAGGCAGTCGAAGCGATCCGACGCAAGTATCAGCTCTCGGAACGTCATGCCTGCCGGATTGTCAGCCAGCCGCGGGGAACGCAGCGTTATATTCCCACGATTCGTGCCGACGAGGATGCGCTCACCCGAGCCATTGTCACCCTTGCCTCCGAATATGGCCGTTACGGCTATCGTCGGATCACGGCGCTGCTGAAGATTAGCGGCTGGCAGGTGGGGAAAGGCCGGGTGCAACGGATCTGGCGCCGGGAGGGCCTCAAAGTCCCTAAAAAGCAGCGTCCGAGGGGGCGCTTATGGCTCAACGATGGATCGTGCGTCCGGTTGCGACCGGAACGTCCACGGCATGTGTGGAGCTATGATTTTGTATCAGCGCAAACCCATGATGGTCGATCGCTGCGTCTGCTGACGTTGATTGATGAATACACCCGCGAGTGCCTTGCTATCCGGGTGGCTCGACGGATCACGAGCATCGGCGTCATCGAGACCTTCGCCGATGTGATGCTGAGGAAGGGTATCCCCACTCACATTCGTTCCGACAACGGCCCCGAGATGACCGCCAAGGTTGTCAGGGATTGGCTCGCTCAGCTCGGGTTAAACACTCTGTTCATCGCACCTGGCAGCCCTTGGGAAAACGGCTATTGCGAAAGCTTCAATGGCAGGCTCCGCGACGAACTGCTCAACGGCGGAATCTTCTACAGCCTGAAGGAGGCCAGGATCGTCATTGAACAATGGCGCCGCCATTACAATCACAAACGCCCACACTCATCGCTTGGATATCGACCTCCTGCACCTGCGGCCTACAGCGACATGAAGCCACTCGAAATGGAGATCGCGTTGCAATAA
- a CDS encoding UDP-N-acetylmuramoyl-L-alanyl-D-glutamate--2,6-diaminopimelate ligase translates to MKLSQILDGLAEPNAIAANIDIGGVTADSRAVKPGDLFVAISGNKTDGMRFAADAATAGAVAILAEGRQDQSASRIPVIGVENVRRALSLAAARLHPRQPEVIVAITGTSGKTSVAAFTRQIWDSEGHAAASIGTIGVVSPKGETYGSLTTPDPVALHRTLDELAGEGVTHLALEASSHGLDQHRLDGVRVAAGAFTNLSRDHLDYHPDLQSYLRAKLRLFQDLVQPGGSAVISADHEQARDVIAAASARGLRVFTVGRDGDDIRLIKSAIDGYAQSVTLQYNGKRYTLHLPLVGEFQIENALVAAGLAIVTGTPAEKAFEAMEDLEGAKGRLEFAGRSGDAPVFIDYAHKPDALSKTLEALRPYVRKRLVVVFGAGGNRDPGKRAMMGAIAAEKADKVIVTDDNPRNEDAGTIRAAIMAAAPGAIEIGDRGEAIRQAIATLESGDVLVVAGKGHEAGQIVGDRVLPFSDHEAVAAALGDKSLTTTKSLASGM, encoded by the coding sequence ATGAAGCTTTCCCAGATTCTAGACGGGCTCGCGGAGCCAAACGCAATAGCAGCAAATATTGATATCGGCGGTGTGACCGCCGACAGCCGTGCCGTGAAACCAGGCGATCTGTTCGTCGCGATTTCCGGCAACAAGACCGATGGCATGCGCTTCGCTGCCGATGCCGCCACGGCGGGCGCTGTCGCCATTTTGGCCGAAGGACGACAGGACCAAAGCGCATCACGTATTCCGGTGATCGGCGTGGAGAATGTGCGACGGGCCTTGTCACTCGCTGCAGCCAGACTGCACCCGCGTCAGCCAGAAGTGATCGTCGCGATCACTGGCACCAGCGGCAAGACATCCGTCGCCGCTTTCACCCGTCAGATCTGGGATTCCGAAGGGCACGCGGCTGCGAGCATCGGCACCATCGGCGTCGTGTCACCGAAGGGTGAGACCTATGGCTCACTGACCACGCCGGACCCGGTCGCACTGCACCGCACGCTGGACGAACTCGCCGGTGAAGGCGTGACTCATCTGGCGCTGGAAGCGTCGTCGCACGGGCTCGATCAGCATCGGCTCGATGGCGTGCGTGTTGCGGCGGGGGCCTTTACCAATCTCAGCCGCGATCACCTCGACTATCACCCCGATCTTCAATCCTATCTGCGCGCGAAGCTGCGTCTGTTTCAGGATCTCGTGCAGCCGGGTGGCAGCGCGGTGATTTCCGCGGATCACGAACAGGCGCGCGACGTTATTGCAGCAGCATCGGCGCGCGGCTTGCGCGTTTTCACGGTCGGCCGTGATGGCGATGATATTCGTCTCATCAAGAGTGCGATCGACGGCTACGCGCAGAGCGTGACGCTGCAATACAACGGCAAGCGTTACACACTGCATTTGCCGTTGGTTGGCGAATTCCAGATCGAGAATGCGCTGGTCGCGGCCGGACTTGCTATCGTCACCGGAACGCCGGCGGAAAAAGCATTCGAGGCGATGGAAGATCTCGAAGGGGCCAAGGGGCGGCTGGAATTTGCCGGGCGTTCCGGCGATGCGCCGGTCTTCATCGATTACGCGCACAAGCCCGATGCCTTGTCGAAAACACTAGAGGCGCTTCGGCCTTATGTGAGAAAGCGGCTTGTCGTTGTCTTCGGTGCCGGCGGGAATCGGGATCCCGGCAAACGCGCGATGATGGGCGCGATCGCTGCGGAGAAGGCTGACAAGGTGATCGTCACTGACGATAATCCGCGCAATGAGGATGCGGGCACCATTCGCGCCGCGATCATGGCGGCGGCGCCCGGCGCGATCGAAATCGGCGATCGCGGCGAGGCGATCCGTCAGGCCATTGCGACGCTGGAAAGCGGCGATGTTCTGGTGGTGGCCGGCAAAGGGCACGAAGCCGGCCAGATTGTCGGTGACCGTGTGCTGCCGTTCAGCGATCATGAGGCGGTGGCTGCGGCATTGGGAGACAAGTCCTTGACGACGACCAAGTCCTTGGCAAGCGGGATGTGA
- a CDS encoding UDP-N-acetylmuramoylalanyl-D-glutamyl-2,6-diaminopimelate--D-alanyl-D-alanine ligase encodes MSAPALWSIRAMVAAMHAHGEEPLPDSVGGISIDSRTLTPGDAFFAIAGDNRDGHAFVESALKAGAGVAVVAASKRDTLPNNAPLIVVEDVLEGLRDLARAARARLNGKVIAVTGSVGKTSTKEALRLVLDREGKTHASAASYNNHWGVPLSLARCPGDARFAIFELGMNHAGEIAPLSQLVRPDIAIITTVAPVHLEYFKSVDDIADAKAEIFEGLMPGGTVILNCDIPQFKRMADRAQEARVGRVVSFGESEGADARLIKCMLQPDSTTVQAHILGEEVTYKLGAPGKHLAMNSLAVLAAAKIAGADLALSALALAGLQPASGRGTRSTLELPGGSALLIDESYNANPVSMRAAIALLGQAQPGALGRRIAVLGDMLELGDQSAALHRDLAGPLVEHGIDLVFCSGPEMRNLYDALPSNRRGGYASQSSALEPQVLEAVSDGDAIMIKGSFGSKMAPIVKALQRKYAPRAATNGAAMQG; translated from the coding sequence ATGAGCGCGCCGGCACTTTGGTCCATCCGTGCGATGGTGGCGGCCATGCATGCGCATGGCGAGGAGCCGTTGCCCGATTCGGTCGGCGGCATTTCCATCGACAGCCGCACGCTGACGCCGGGCGATGCCTTCTTTGCCATCGCCGGTGACAATCGCGACGGCCATGCGTTTGTCGAAAGTGCGCTGAAAGCAGGCGCCGGTGTGGCTGTTGTTGCTGCCAGCAAGCGCGACACGCTTCCGAACAATGCACCATTGATCGTTGTCGAGGATGTCCTTGAAGGGCTTCGCGATCTGGCGCGCGCGGCCCGGGCGCGTCTGAACGGCAAGGTGATTGCCGTGACCGGGTCGGTCGGCAAGACGTCGACGAAAGAAGCGTTGCGCCTCGTGCTCGACCGCGAGGGCAAGACCCATGCATCGGCTGCGTCTTACAATAACCACTGGGGCGTGCCGCTGTCGCTGGCGCGCTGTCCCGGTGATGCGCGCTTTGCCATATTTGAACTCGGCATGAATCATGCTGGTGAGATCGCGCCGCTGTCGCAACTCGTGCGCCCCGATATTGCGATCATCACCACAGTCGCCCCGGTACATCTGGAATATTTCAAATCGGTTGATGACATTGCCGATGCCAAGGCGGAGATTTTCGAAGGCCTGATGCCTGGCGGCACGGTGATCCTCAATTGCGACATTCCACAATTCAAGCGCATGGCCGATCGCGCGCAAGAGGCACGGGTGGGCCGGGTTGTTTCGTTCGGCGAGAGCGAAGGCGCCGATGCCCGGCTGATCAAATGCATGCTGCAGCCGGACAGCACGACGGTGCAGGCCCACATCCTCGGGGAGGAAGTCACCTACAAGCTCGGTGCTCCGGGCAAGCATCTCGCCATGAATTCGCTGGCCGTGCTGGCTGCCGCAAAGATCGCCGGGGCCGATCTCGCCTTGTCGGCGCTGGCATTGGCCGGGCTGCAGCCGGCCAGCGGCCGCGGTACACGCTCGACGCTGGAACTTCCAGGCGGCTCTGCGCTGCTGATCGATGAAAGCTACAACGCCAACCCGGTCTCCATGCGGGCGGCCATCGCGCTGCTCGGCCAGGCCCAGCCTGGTGCTTTGGGCCGCAGGATTGCGGTGCTCGGGGACATGCTGGAACTGGGCGATCAGTCCGCCGCGCTGCATCGCGATCTGGCTGGACCGCTCGTGGAACATGGGATCGATCTGGTATTCTGTTCCGGTCCGGAGATGCGGAATCTGTATGATGCGCTTCCCTCGAACCGCCGGGGCGGCTATGCCAGCCAATCCAGCGCCCTCGAACCGCAAGTGTTGGAGGCGGTTTCGGATGGCGACGCCATTATGATCAAGGGCTCGTTCGGCTCGAAAATGGCTCCGATCGTGAAGGCGCTGCAGCGCAAATATGCGCCGCGGGCCGCGACGAACGGAGCCGCAATGCAAGGTTGA
- the mraY gene encoding phospho-N-acetylmuramoyl-pentapeptide-transferase translates to MLYWLADFADKFQFLNVFRYITFRTGGALMTAAVFMFIAGSPIIDWLRAAQGKGQPIRADGPQSHLKSKIGTPTMGGLMIIFAVTVSTILWANPYNPYVWIVLGVTLAFGIIGFYDDYLKVTKQQAYTSFSGKLRITAEAIVAILACLAISQLGRPAFATSLTFPFFKDLIVDLGWFFVVFGAFIIVGAGNAVNLTDGLDGLAIVPVMIAALSFGLIAYLAGNALFADYLQIHYVAGTGELAVLCGAVMGAGLGFLWFNAPPASIFMGDTGSLALGGLIGSIAVATKHEIALAIIGGLFVLEAVSVIVQVISFRLTGKRIFRMAPIHHHYEQKGWTEPQIVIRFWIISIVLALIGLSTLKLR, encoded by the coding sequence ATGCTTTATTGGCTTGCCGATTTTGCTGACAAATTCCAATTCCTGAACGTCTTCCGCTACATCACCTTCCGCACGGGCGGCGCATTGATGACGGCGGCGGTGTTCATGTTCATCGCCGGTTCGCCGATCATCGACTGGTTGCGCGCGGCGCAGGGCAAAGGCCAGCCGATCCGCGCCGACGGCCCGCAATCGCATCTGAAGAGCAAGATCGGCACGCCGACCATGGGCGGCCTGATGATCATCTTCGCCGTCACGGTATCGACGATCCTGTGGGCCAATCCGTACAACCCTTATGTGTGGATCGTGCTCGGGGTCACACTCGCCTTCGGCATCATCGGCTTCTACGACGACTATCTGAAGGTGACGAAGCAGCAGGCTTACACGAGCTTTTCCGGCAAGCTGCGGATCACCGCCGAAGCAATCGTTGCGATCCTCGCCTGTCTTGCGATCTCGCAGCTCGGCCGGCCGGCCTTCGCGACGTCGCTGACCTTTCCGTTCTTCAAGGATCTGATCGTCGATCTCGGTTGGTTCTTCGTTGTGTTCGGTGCCTTCATCATCGTTGGCGCCGGCAATGCGGTGAATCTCACCGACGGTCTCGACGGTCTTGCTATCGTGCCAGTGATGATCGCGGCGCTCAGCTTCGGGCTGATCGCCTATCTCGCCGGTAACGCGCTGTTCGCCGATTATCTGCAGATCCATTATGTCGCCGGCACTGGCGAACTGGCGGTGCTGTGTGGCGCGGTGATGGGGGCCGGCTTGGGCTTTCTCTGGTTCAACGCGCCGCCGGCTTCGATCTTCATGGGCGATACCGGCTCGCTCGCGCTCGGCGGCCTGATCGGCTCGATCGCGGTGGCGACCAAGCACGAGATCGCGCTCGCGATCATCGGCGGCCTGTTCGTGCTCGAAGCGGTGTCGGTGATCGTGCAGGTGATCTCGTTCCGCCTCACCGGCAAGCGCATCTTCCGCATGGCGCCGATCCACCATCATTATGAGCAGAAGGGCTGGACCGAGCCGCAGATCGTGATCCGCTTCTGGATCATCTCGATCGTGCTGGCGCTGATCGGCCTGTCGACGCTGAAGCTGCGATGA
- the murD gene encoding UDP-N-acetylmuramoyl-L-alanine--D-glutamate ligase, whose amino-acid sequence MIPVTTFAGKTVAVFGLGGSGLATCHALIAGGANVIAFDDDARKVAEAKAANVGTADLRSIDWSKIAALILTPGVPLTHPEPHWSAKLATAANVEIIGDVELFCRERRVHAPDAPFVAITGTNGKSTTTALIAHILREAGRDVQMGGNIGVPVLQLEPPTNARHYVIECSSYQIDLAPSIDPTVGIMLNVTPDHIDRHGTIENYAAVKSRILGRAKTRIVGVDDEFGRGMMKGLAAMQKFVVPISIKQIVPHGYVGGEKNIYRTGASEAEDIADLTGIGSLRGSHNMQNAVAAFAACSALGVDDKTIQAALRTFPGLAHRMEEIGKKGAVLFINDSKATNADSAAKALASFENIYWIAGGKQKEGGIESLTEFFPRIAKAYLIGEAAPDFAATLNGHVPYDMSGTLDAAVAQAARDAASGGKGAVVLLSPACASFDQFRNFEIRGEHFRTLVQGLL is encoded by the coding sequence ATGATCCCCGTCACCACTTTTGCCGGTAAGACCGTCGCCGTGTTCGGTCTCGGCGGCTCGGGCCTTGCGACCTGCCATGCGCTGATCGCGGGCGGGGCGAACGTCATCGCCTTCGACGATGACGCGAGGAAGGTGGCCGAGGCGAAGGCGGCGAATGTCGGCACGGCCGACCTTCGCAGCATCGACTGGTCGAAAATCGCCGCACTGATCCTGACGCCCGGCGTGCCGCTGACGCATCCTGAGCCGCACTGGTCGGCGAAACTGGCGACCGCAGCCAACGTCGAGATCATCGGCGATGTCGAACTGTTCTGCCGCGAGCGGCGGGTGCATGCGCCGGACGCGCCGTTCGTCGCCATCACCGGCACCAACGGCAAGTCCACCACCACGGCGCTGATTGCGCATATCCTGCGCGAAGCCGGGCGCGACGTGCAGATGGGCGGCAATATCGGCGTGCCGGTGCTGCAACTCGAACCGCCTACCAACGCGCGCCATTACGTCATCGAATGTTCGTCCTATCAGATCGATCTGGCGCCCTCGATCGATCCGACCGTCGGCATCATGCTCAATGTCACGCCCGACCATATCGACCGGCACGGCACCATCGAGAATTACGCGGCGGTGAAGAGCCGCATTCTCGGCCGCGCGAAAACCCGCATCGTCGGCGTCGACGACGAGTTCGGCCGCGGCATGATGAAGGGCCTCGCGGCGATGCAGAAATTCGTCGTGCCGATCTCGATCAAACAGATCGTGCCGCATGGCTATGTCGGCGGCGAAAAGAACATCTACCGCACCGGCGCCAGCGAAGCCGAGGACATCGCCGATCTCACCGGCATTGGCTCCTTGCGCGGCAGCCACAACATGCAAAATGCGGTTGCGGCCTTCGCCGCCTGCTCGGCGCTCGGCGTTGACGACAAGACGATCCAGGCGGCGCTCCGTACCTTTCCCGGTCTCGCGCATCGCATGGAGGAGATCGGAAAGAAAGGTGCGGTGCTGTTCATCAACGATTCCAAGGCCACCAATGCCGACTCGGCGGCGAAGGCCTTGGCCTCGTTCGAGAACATTTACTGGATCGCCGGCGGCAAGCAGAAGGAAGGCGGCATCGAAAGCCTGACCGAATTCTTTCCGCGCATCGCCAAGGCCTATCTGATCGGCGAAGCGGCGCCTGATTTTGCCGCGACGTTGAACGGGCATGTGCCTTATGACATGTCCGGCACGCTCGATGCGGCGGTAGCGCAGGCCGCGCGCGACGCCGCCTCTGGCGGCAAGGGCGCGGTGGTGCTGCTCTCGCCCGCCTGCGCCTCGTTCGACCAGTTTCGCAATTTCGAAATCCGCGGCGAGCATTTCCGCACGCTGGTGCAGGGGCTGCTGTAG
- a CDS encoding GFA family protein — MTQASPKLRLARCGCGALTAETHGEPVHVYVCSCRVCQIKSGSVFTYAALFSGDDVVVRGAHKAWRHIGDSGRWVENHFCPECGITVFFYSEGFAGAIGVPVGGFAEDKEAATDAALTPQRMYWASRKRGWVQTPEGAEVLEGQ; from the coding sequence ATGACGCAAGCATCACCCAAACTCCGCCTCGCGCGCTGCGGCTGCGGTGCGCTGACGGCGGAAACGCATGGCGAGCCGGTGCATGTGTATGTGTGCTCGTGCCGCGTTTGCCAGATCAAGAGCGGCTCGGTCTTCACCTATGCGGCGTTGTTCTCGGGCGACGATGTGGTGGTGCGCGGCGCGCACAAGGCCTGGCGGCATATCGGCGACAGCGGCCGCTGGGTCGAGAACCATTTCTGTCCCGAATGCGGGATCACGGTGTTCTTCTATTCCGAAGGCTTTGCGGGCGCGATCGGCGTTCCGGTCGGCGGGTTTGCCGAAGACAAAGAGGCCGCGACGGACGCTGCGCTCACGCCACAACGAATGTATTGGGCCTCCCGCAAGCGCGGCTGGGTGCAGACGCCGGAGGGCGCGGAGGTGCTGGAGGGGCAGTAG
- a CDS encoding ParB N-terminal domain-containing protein gives MLKREPFEIANIYVPVKRRATLEPARVDALADDILANGLKMPILVREDGARFVLVEGLHRLEAAKKLGETTIDGYRVSSRKH, from the coding sequence ATGTTGAAACGCGAGCCCTTCGAGATTGCGAACATCTACGTGCCGGTGAAGCGGCGCGCGACGCTGGAGCCCGCACGCGTCGACGCGCTGGCTGACGATATCCTCGCCAATGGGCTGAAGATGCCGATCCTCGTGCGGGAGGACGGCGCGCGCTTTGTGCTGGTTGAGGGTCTGCACCGGCTGGAAGCCGCCAAAAAGCTGGGCGAGACCACCATCGACGGCTATCGCGTCAGTTCACGAAAGCATTGA
- a CDS encoding DUF29 domain-containing protein — MAARDKDNDIGLVPPTDPVRAKYEHDFYSWLMEQARFVREERWSAIDRDNLAEEIESLGREQFNKLESALRVLLLHMLKWDHQPERRSRSWELSIRDQRLAVQDVLDDNPGLKPRIDEALARAYRRARLAAAKETEFDVAKFPQTCPYAFDEAMNRTFDR; from the coding sequence ATGGCTGCACGCGACAAGGACAACGACATCGGCCTCGTCCCGCCCACTGATCCCGTGCGCGCGAAGTACGAGCATGATTTCTATTCCTGGCTGATGGAGCAGGCGCGTTTTGTGCGCGAGGAACGCTGGTCGGCGATCGATCGCGACAATCTCGCCGAGGAGATCGAGAGCTTGGGGCGGGAGCAATTCAACAAGCTGGAGAGCGCGCTGCGCGTCCTCCTGCTGCACATGCTGAAATGGGATCATCAACCCGAGCGGCGCTCGCGAAGCTGGGAGTTATCGATCAGGGATCAGCGCCTTGCGGTACAGGATGTGCTCGACGACAATCCCGGCCTCAAGCCAAGAATTGATGAAGCTCTCGCCCGTGCCTATCGCCGCGCGCGATTGGCTGCTGCGAAAGAGACTGAATTCGACGTCGCCAAGTTTCCGCAGACCTGCCCATATGCTTTTGACGAAGCGATGAACCGCACCTTCGACCGTTGA